A DNA window from bacterium contains the following coding sequences:
- a CDS encoding DNA-binding response regulator, giving the protein METRKNSVLVVDDDPGTCKTLKMLFEKERYEVSYVLTGKEAIEKLEWKKFNVALLDIKLPDIKGTTLIPVFKKIHPDIKIVMMTGYSTKENILHALNNGASYYFEKPFKIEELLIKTHELIEEQNKTSLNTGESNTQEIALPQNLPLKVRKAVKYIKKNYANPDLGLKEIAFSVNLNPKRFSFLWNTTTKVSLPDFINDIRTTNAKKLLLETTTYTSQIAHSVGFDFHNFNRVFKAKMGISPLKYRNFHAQKFST; this is encoded by the coding sequence ATGGAAACGAGAAAAAATAGCGTTCTTGTGGTGGATGATGACCCAGGAACTTGTAAAACACTAAAAATGCTCTTCGAAAAAGAACGGTATGAAGTAAGTTATGTGCTGACAGGAAAAGAAGCGATAGAAAAACTTGAGTGGAAAAAATTCAACGTTGCTTTGCTTGATATTAAATTGCCAGACATCAAAGGGACAACGTTGATTCCTGTTTTTAAGAAAATACATCCTGATATAAAAATAGTAATGATGACAGGGTACTCTACTAAAGAGAATATTCTCCATGCCTTAAACAATGGGGCATCCTATTATTTTGAAAAGCCTTTCAAAATAGAAGAACTACTGATAAAAACTCATGAACTAATTGAAGAACAAAATAAAACTTCGTTGAATACAGGAGAATCAAATACACAGGAGATTGCGCTTCCCCAAAACTTACCCCTCAAGGTTAGGAAAGCAGTTAAATACATAAAAAAGAATTATGCAAATCCGGACTTAGGTTTAAAAGAAATTGCTTTTTCGGTAAATCTAAATCCTAAACGTTTTTCTTTTTTATGGAACACGACAACAAAAGTTAGCTTACCCGATTTTATAAATGACATTAGAACAACAAACGCAAAAAAACTGCTTTTAGAAACAACAACTTACACATCTCAAATAGCTCATAGCGTAGGATTTGACTTCCACAATTTCAATCGGGTTTTCAAAGCAAAAATGGGAATCTCTCCACTTAAATACAGAAATTTCCACGCTCAAAAATTCTCCACATAG